A stretch of Campylobacter volucris DNA encodes these proteins:
- a CDS encoding phage major capsid protein: protein MQKIREEIGALHKQMVELSNKAKNEKRTFSTEEEQKYNEMVKDFESKRNELLRLEEEQKRESFLNEVVSVRLDQNPQNENIKKDNMDSFVRYLRSGIIDKSLQRDALNESAGDKGGVLVPTTLQSKIRTKLTDLSVIRKLATVQKSSTNQDIPILDDISGFGWIDEMANFNEASASFSKLTIGAYKLGGIIKISEELLNDNISNLESFLIRKSAEKISQTEEEAFIKGDGSKKPTGLINTTTEYQLSSNSGITSHDVIDAFFTLKSAYRTNASWLVGDAFMKALYKLVDGDGRPLWMPALSSGGYDTILGKKVTYCSSLDGFGSNKVPAIFGDFSFYEIWDRETMSFTRLNELYAQNDLVGIKVRSRLDAKLISNDAVCKIVTPS from the coding sequence ATGCAAAAAATAAGAGAAGAAATAGGAGCTTTACATAAGCAAATGGTTGAGCTTTCCAATAAAGCAAAAAATGAAAAAAGAACATTTAGCACAGAAGAAGAGCAAAAATATAATGAAATGGTTAAAGATTTTGAAAGCAAGCGCAATGAGCTTTTAAGACTTGAAGAAGAACAAAAAAGAGAAAGTTTTTTAAATGAAGTTGTAAGCGTAAGATTGGATCAAAATCCACAAAATGAAAATATCAAAAAAGATAATATGGATTCTTTTGTAAGATATTTAAGAAGTGGAATTATTGATAAATCTTTACAAAGAGATGCATTAAATGAAAGTGCAGGAGATAAAGGTGGAGTTTTAGTCCCTACAACATTACAATCAAAAATTAGAACCAAATTAACAGATCTTAGCGTGATTAGAAAACTTGCAACAGTTCAAAAATCATCTACAAATCAAGATATACCAATACTTGATGATATAAGTGGTTTTGGTTGGATTGATGAAATGGCTAATTTTAACGAAGCAAGTGCTTCTTTTTCAAAACTCACCATTGGAGCATATAAACTAGGAGGTATTATTAAGATTAGTGAAGAATTGCTAAATGATAACATCTCAAATTTAGAAAGCTTTTTAATTAGAAAAAGTGCTGAGAAAATATCTCAAACCGAAGAAGAAGCATTTATCAAAGGCGATGGTAGTAAAAAACCAACAGGACTTATAAATACAACAACTGAGTATCAGCTATCATCCAATAGTGGCATTACATCGCATGATGTAATAGATGCGTTTTTTACTTTAAAGAGTGCATATAGAACGAACGCTTCTTGGCTTGTAGGAGATGCTTTTATGAAAGCACTTTATAAGTTAGTAGATGGAGATGGTAGGCCTTTATGGATGCCAGCACTTAGCTCTGGTGGATATGACACTATTTTAGGCAAAAAAGTGACTTATTGCTCTTCTTTGGATGGTTTTGGATCTAATAAAGTGCCAGCCATTTTCGGTGATTTTAGTTTTTACGAAATTTGGGACAGAGAGACTATGAGCTTTACAAGATTAAATGAACTTTATGCTCAAAATGATTTGGTTGGAATTAAAGTCAGATCAAGATTGGATGCAAAATTAATTTCAAATGATGCAGTTTGTAAAATTGTAACCCCATCTTAA
- a CDS encoding HK97 family phage prohead protease → MNLIRSDTAKIKSVDETESILSFVMISNSNACMRWDWDLGEYIEELDVSGAKYSELRTLFKDHVPNVDNAIAKIENIRIENGELVCDCIFAKDEKSQNIFKKYKDGILNDVSIGYKILRQTIDNDSNPKKVLVNEFEIFELSAVWKGADKNAKKRFFDEQSQKEAKALTQARERELELMIKTL, encoded by the coding sequence ATGAACCTTATAAGATCAGATACTGCAAAAATTAAAAGCGTAGATGAAACTGAGAGTATTTTAAGTTTTGTCATGATTTCAAATTCTAATGCTTGTATGCGTTGGGATTGGGATTTAGGTGAATATATAGAAGAATTAGATGTTAGTGGTGCAAAATATAGTGAGTTAAGAACACTTTTTAAAGATCATGTGCCAAATGTAGATAATGCTATAGCAAAAATTGAAAATATAAGAATTGAAAATGGTGAATTAGTTTGTGATTGTATTTTTGCTAAAGATGAAAAAAGTCAAAACATTTTTAAAAAATACAAAGATGGAATTTTAAATGATGTGTCAATTGGATACAAAATATTAAGACAAACCATAGATAACGATAGCAATCCCAAAAAAGTTCTTGTAAATGAATTTGAAATTTTTGAACTAAGTGCTGTTTGGAAAGGTGCTGATAAAAATGCTAAAAAACGCTTTTTTGATGAACAATCTCAAAAAGAAGCTAAAGCTTTAACTCAAGCTAGAGAACGCGAGCTAGAACTTATGATTAAAACACTTTAA